CGGAAAAGGAGCTACCCGGGAAAAAGCATGGCTGGGTACTATGCAGAGTAGTACGGCAAAAGCCTGCAGCGTAGATTTTTTTTTCATAATGTTTCCGAAAAAATTGTTAAACGTTGTGTTTTGTGGTTAAATATTTAGTTGAGCAGAGAAAAGTAAGCTGCTGTTTTTCATTCTGATGATGAAAAACGAAATAGCCCGTAAACTCATTGTTTACGGTGTTTTTAATTCAAACTGCTTATTCTGTTATTTTCAGCGGTGAAAAAGGAGGGTAATGGAGCCGTCAAAAGACTGCTTTAGGAAATTCCGAATGTTTTTTTTCATGGTATGTTTTGTTTTTATGTGTTTTTTTTAAATTCAAAAAGATTATTATATTAATAACTTTAAGATTTTTGTAAAATTAAATAAAAAAAATATATCCCACAATGTTTGAGTTATATTTTGTTGCTGATTATTAATGAGTTGTGTATAATCTTTTATGATTAAAAACTATGAAAAAAAATGATGAAAATATCTGAAAATTTATATTTTATGATTAATGTAGCCCTCTGTTGCATTTTGATTAGAGTAGATTGTTCCCGGATTTCCCATCACAACAGAGTGGGAAGGAACATCGAAATTCACATAAGAATTTGGGGCAATCAGAACATTGTTTCCTATTGTTATACCTCCTACAATAACTGCATTGGCACCTATCCATACTTCATTGCCAATGATAGGGAAACCAGCATTTTTTCCCCGGTTCTGCTGTCCGATGGTTACACCCTGTGCAATATTACAGTTCATTCCGATCTTTGCTTTAGGATTGATCACCAGGCTTCCCCAATGGCCTAGATAAAAGCCTTCCCCAATTTGTGTTTCAGGGTATATCTGGAATCCATATTTGATTTGATAATGTCTTAAAATAAACTTCCAGAAAATTCCTGAAACAGGGTTCTTTCCGTGTTGCTGGGCTTTTCTGAGAATATAGATAAAATGAAGATTCGGATTGATGCATTTTTTCCAGATCTGAAAACGGGACAGCCATTGTCCGCTTTCCCGGTAAAAATCTTTTTGAATAATAGAACGCTCAGCCATTGCAGTTGTTTTTATACATTATCAATGATTTCCTGAATATGTTGTACCGATTTTTCCAGTACAAAAGGAAGTTCTGTAGTACTGATTTCTTTTTTATAGTGTTCAGCAAGGTCTCTGTCCGTAAGGAATTTTTTCATTCCCTCGTAGATTCCGTCTTCAGAATTTGGGGTAATAATTCCCAGTTTTCCGTTCTGGAGAAGATCTTTAATTCCGGAAATATCCGTTGCTGAAATAGGTTTCTTCAAAATAAGAGCTTCGGCAATAATGGTTGGATATCCTTCATGCCGGGAAGACATAATATAAAAATCAGATTTTTCCATATAAGGGTACGGATTGCTTTTATAGCCCAGCATTTTGGCTGTTTTCTGTAGACTCAATGCATCCAGCTGAGCCTGGATATTTTCAAGATCATAGCCGTCACCAATAATCAGGAGGTTATGTTTGAAACCTTCATCCAGAAGTCTTTTGTGAACCTGAAGAAGCCTGTCATATCCTTTTTGAGGATAAACCGTTCCTACGGAAACAAAAACAGGATCGCTGCTGTCCGTAAAAGGCATATCATCAACAGGCATGTGAGCTTTCTCCAAAGTGTCATTTCTGTCAATAGGATTGTAAATTTTTACAATAGATTTCTTCTCAATATCGTTTCGGGCATGCTCCAGCATTCCCTCCTCCAGTTTATTTGAAATAACGAGTATTTTATCAAATTTAAAAAATTCCCGTATCACATCGGGCGTAAATTCTTTTAAACTAAAAATATCGTTTTGAATCCAGATAATTTTTTTTGAATCTTTTAAAGGGCTGGACAGAATCTCTTTATACATTCCATGAATAGCGCCAATCTCTACATCGTATTTTTTGTTTTTCAAAACGGATTTATAGAGAAGGCCAGGAAACCACAAAAACATTTTCTGGTAAAGAACACGGAAGGCCTTCACTGGAATTTCGTGTGGCCTGTTG
This region of Chryseobacterium vaccae genomic DNA includes:
- a CDS encoding serine acetyltransferase encodes the protein MAERSIIQKDFYRESGQWLSRFQIWKKCINPNLHFIYILRKAQQHGKNPVSGIFWKFILRHYQIKYGFQIYPETQIGEGFYLGHWGSLVINPKAKIGMNCNIAQGVTIGQQNRGKNAGFPIIGNEVWIGANAVIVGGITIGNNVLIAPNSYVNFDVPSHSVVMGNPGTIYSNQNATEGYINHKI
- a CDS encoding glycosyltransferase, which encodes MKKKILIRIGSLRHGGAEKALINFLKNIPSDKYEIDLLINLYSGQYIKDVPSWVNLHYLIKGEMITTNRPHEIPVKAFRVLYQKMFLWFPGLLYKSVLKNKKYDVEIGAIHGMYKEILSSPLKDSKKIIWIQNDIFSLKEFTPDVIREFFKFDKILVISNKLEEGMLEHARNDIEKKSIVKIYNPIDRNDTLEKAHMPVDDMPFTDSSDPVFVSVGTVYPQKGYDRLLQVHKRLLDEGFKHNLLIIGDGYDLENIQAQLDALSLQKTAKMLGYKSNPYPYMEKSDFYIMSSRHEGYPTIIAEALILKKPISATDISGIKDLLQNGKLGIITPNSEDGIYEGMKKFLTDRDLAEHYKKEISTTELPFVLEKSVQHIQEIIDNV